Proteins found in one Corynebacterium canis genomic segment:
- a CDS encoding DoxX family protein: MDKPVVRDGALLFLRLVLGIIFIAHGWDRMFVIGVVENTGRFSAVGVPQPELSTWIVSLSELIGGSLLVVGFLCTFVAGAMALLMAAATYFVHLNHGLFVDQGGFEYTLLLVAALFIIVVFGSGRASIDGVLNR, encoded by the coding sequence ATGGATAAACCGGTTGTCAGGGATGGAGCGCTCCTCTTTTTGCGGCTCGTACTCGGCATCATCTTTATTGCGCACGGCTGGGATCGCATGTTTGTCATCGGTGTAGTAGAAAACACTGGCCGGTTCAGTGCAGTAGGTGTGCCGCAGCCGGAGCTGTCAACATGGATCGTATCGCTATCAGAATTGATTGGCGGCTCACTACTCGTTGTGGGTTTCTTGTGCACATTTGTAGCTGGAGCAATGGCGCTGCTGATGGCTGCCGCAACGTATTTCGTCCATCTTAACCATGGTTTATTTGTTGACCAAGGAGGTTTTGAGTACACACTCCTCCTTGTGGCGGCCCTGTTTATTATCGTGGTTTTCGGCAGCGGCCGCGCCAGCATCGACGGGGTGCTCAACCGGTGA
- a CDS encoding zf-HC2 domain-containing protein: MQAALSARCDGERTGMPDDVIDAHVSGCPECQAFADNIERFSRSLRIGEARDSIGAAPDLSAVILADVEPQRRRQATSHALGLAFSRIGLALAGLAYVGWAIVLLGRTGQIPLEDEQLSGLLVDAAAVRLALAFGLFFAAWRPKATSGLLPVYGALWAFTFGFATREVVLGLVSPQDAFGLVLLLASVVVMLSAWLHCVGFSAIGRAWRALTAQPNR; the protein is encoded by the coding sequence GTGCAGGCCGCCCTATCTGCACGATGCGATGGAGAACGCACCGGCATGCCCGACGACGTCATCGACGCCCACGTATCGGGATGCCCCGAGTGCCAAGCATTTGCGGACAATATCGAGCGCTTCAGCCGCTCCCTGCGCATCGGAGAAGCGAGAGACTCCATCGGTGCGGCACCAGATTTATCGGCGGTGATCCTCGCAGATGTGGAGCCGCAGCGGCGCCGACAGGCGACCTCGCATGCGCTTGGCCTCGCCTTTTCCCGGATCGGGCTCGCGCTTGCCGGTTTAGCGTACGTCGGGTGGGCGATCGTGCTACTCGGACGGACAGGGCAAATCCCCCTTGAAGACGAACAACTGTCCGGATTGCTTGTAGATGCGGCTGCCGTGAGGTTGGCACTAGCATTCGGGCTGTTCTTTGCGGCGTGGCGGCCGAAAGCCACCTCCGGCCTGCTCCCCGTGTACGGCGCTTTATGGGCTTTCACCTTCGGGTTTGCCACACGGGAAGTGGTGCTTGGGTTGGTCAGCCCCCAAGACGCCTTCGGACTGGTATTACTCCTCGCGAGCGTAGTGGTGATGCTTTCCGCCTGGTTGCATTGCGTCGGCTTCTCGGCGATCGGGCGCGCTTGGCGAGCGTTAACCGCGCAGCCAAATAGGTAA
- a CDS encoding TetR/AcrR family transcriptional regulator has product MSDDPPARTRTRLTPEARRAIIINAAKRAFAAAPYEAVSIAQIAHEADSSVALVHKYFSTKAELYTHLLTDTMAELERRRKAADDPQQSARERVRIMLLCYTNMVSELPIDWACVFVHPRPEPALATQARADYQAHNVAIIADYIGGIHNYRDEAALNGFFGFLSTTTLAWLHDGRPADHRHLLIDAALGALQGALGDWRQ; this is encoded by the coding sequence ATGTCTGACGACCCTCCCGCGCGGACCCGAACCCGACTCACCCCCGAAGCCCGCCGCGCGATTATCATCAATGCGGCCAAACGCGCGTTCGCAGCGGCCCCCTACGAAGCGGTGTCAATCGCGCAGATCGCCCACGAAGCAGACAGCTCCGTCGCCTTGGTGCATAAATACTTCAGCACGAAGGCCGAGTTATATACGCACCTGCTCACGGACACAATGGCTGAGCTGGAGCGACGTCGAAAAGCGGCCGACGACCCCCAGCAAAGCGCCCGCGAACGCGTGCGAATAATGCTGCTTTGCTACACCAATATGGTTTCCGAACTCCCTATCGACTGGGCGTGCGTATTTGTGCATCCGCGCCCCGAGCCCGCGCTGGCCACCCAGGCGCGCGCCGATTACCAAGCGCACAACGTGGCCATCATCGCGGACTACATCGGCGGCATCCACAACTACCGAGACGAAGCCGCCCTCAACGGATTCTTCGGATTCCTCAGCACCACCACCCTGGCCTGGCTCCACGACGGAAGACCCGCCGACCACCGTCACCTGCTTATCGACGCCGCGCTCGGCGCCCTCCAAGGAGCCCTCGGCGATTGGCGCCAATAA
- a CDS encoding alpha-amylase family glycosyl hydrolase, with product MHICWHLYPLGFTAAPVRPTPEERHLTHRLGHIERWLDYAAGMHANTLQLGPIFTSETHGYDTLDHFSIDPRLGTLNDFDSLVAAAHTRGLGIVLDGVFNHVASAHPLAQAGHTSGAVFEGHKDLVELDHESPQVIEYIAEVMNFWLDRGITGWRLDAAYAVAPETWARVLPKVRERHPDAWFVGEMIHGDYNEYVAASGLDSVTQYELWKAIWSSLKDGNFYELDWCLQRNNDLNFAPMTFVGNHDVTRIATTLSDRQAMFALLILCTVSGEPSIYYGDEQVFRGEKEERHGGDDAVRPAFPEGPGLLAPDGQWMYELHRKLLGFRAERPWLAQAKTYPVHLANTQYTYEVHGPAGERLKVSIDLDADTAAIEEHGHQVLSI from the coding sequence ATGCATATCTGTTGGCACCTGTATCCGCTGGGCTTCACGGCGGCACCTGTACGCCCTACGCCGGAGGAACGGCATTTGACGCACCGCCTGGGCCACATCGAGCGCTGGCTTGATTACGCGGCGGGCATGCACGCAAACACCCTGCAATTGGGGCCGATTTTCACTTCCGAGACGCACGGGTACGACACGTTGGACCATTTTTCCATCGACCCCAGATTGGGCACCTTGAACGATTTTGATTCGCTTGTCGCCGCCGCCCACACCCGGGGGCTCGGCATTGTTCTCGACGGTGTGTTCAATCACGTAGCAAGCGCCCATCCGTTGGCACAGGCCGGCCACACGAGCGGCGCGGTGTTCGAGGGGCACAAAGATTTGGTTGAGCTCGATCATGAGAGCCCTCAGGTCATCGAATACATTGCCGAAGTGATGAACTTTTGGTTGGACCGCGGCATCACCGGTTGGCGTCTCGACGCCGCGTACGCCGTCGCCCCGGAAACCTGGGCGCGCGTGCTGCCTAAGGTGCGCGAACGCCATCCCGATGCGTGGTTCGTTGGCGAAATGATCCATGGGGATTACAACGAATATGTGGCCGCTTCCGGGCTCGATTCCGTGACCCAATACGAGCTTTGGAAAGCCATTTGGAGCTCCCTAAAGGACGGCAATTTCTACGAATTGGATTGGTGCCTGCAGCGCAATAACGATCTCAACTTCGCGCCCATGACGTTTGTGGGCAATCATGATGTGACCCGCATTGCCACCACCTTGAGCGACCGGCAGGCGATGTTTGCCCTGCTGATCCTGTGCACGGTCAGCGGTGAGCCCAGCATCTATTACGGCGATGAGCAGGTCTTTCGCGGCGAAAAGGAAGAGCGCCACGGTGGCGATGACGCCGTCCGGCCCGCCTTCCCCGAAGGCCCCGGGCTGCTGGCGCCGGACGGGCAGTGGATGTACGAACTCCACCGGAAGCTGCTTGGCTTCCGCGCCGAACGTCCCTGGTTGGCCCAGGCGAAAACGTACCCTGTGCACCTGGCGAACACCCAGTACACCTACGAGGTGCACGGGCCCGCGGGTGAGCGCCTGAAGGTGAGCATCGACTTGGACGCGGACACCGCCGCCATTGAGGAACACGGCCATCAGGTCCTGTCGATCTAG
- a CDS encoding dolichyl-phosphate-mannose--protein mannosyltransferase, with translation MSVHEPHPTINRVIDSQQRTRRPRTAPRTRHKRKYPQYDILATAVIAILAFATRFIGLGQATSENTPVFDEKHYVPQAWDMVLTTTDPITGGIESNPGFGLVVHPPLAKQIIALGEMVFGYTPLGWRVMAALFGAGTVLLIMALARELTNSRIVGILAGVIAVCDGVLLVGSRFGMLDIFQVFFIVAATYCLVRDHKAMAARIRAWDGVGRFKFGWRWWRFALGISLGCALSIKWSGLYYIAFFGVLCVALDLMLRRRRQKHALADTLVFDSFPAFASIVLLPIALYAWSWRAWFASETGVYRHAASDGTIAGDSPLLLLPDAVAGWIHYHQTVLAFHASLTTSSGHNHPWESKPWSWLVASRPVLYLSASDTPCGDTECRTAIYLFGTPAIWWVTVPLLLWATWRFFIHRERLMSVPLVGFLAGFLPWLLAYDRQMYFFYAVALVPFTIVLLAWALGIAARSGPKGKWAAAAYTALIVGQFIYFSPILYGFQIPNAWFDQLMWLPSWR, from the coding sequence ATGAGTGTTCATGAACCACACCCTACAATCAACAGAGTGATTGATAGCCAGCAACGCACCCGCCGACCACGCACCGCGCCGCGGACCCGCCACAAGCGGAAATACCCGCAGTACGATATCCTCGCCACGGCCGTGATCGCAATCCTGGCATTTGCCACGCGGTTTATCGGGCTCGGCCAAGCTACCAGCGAAAACACCCCGGTGTTCGATGAAAAACACTACGTGCCGCAAGCCTGGGACATGGTGCTCACCACCACCGACCCGATCACCGGCGGCATCGAATCAAACCCCGGGTTCGGGCTCGTCGTGCACCCGCCGCTGGCCAAACAAATCATCGCCCTAGGCGAAATGGTGTTCGGATACACGCCGCTCGGGTGGCGCGTCATGGCCGCACTATTCGGGGCGGGAACGGTACTGCTGATCATGGCGCTGGCCCGCGAACTCACCAACTCCCGCATCGTGGGTATCCTCGCCGGAGTTATCGCCGTGTGCGACGGCGTGCTGCTGGTGGGGTCGCGCTTTGGCATGCTGGATATCTTCCAAGTCTTCTTTATCGTCGCCGCCACCTATTGCCTCGTGCGCGACCACAAAGCCATGGCCGCCCGCATCCGCGCCTGGGATGGGGTAGGCCGCTTCAAATTCGGGTGGCGATGGTGGCGCTTCGCCCTCGGAATAAGCCTCGGATGCGCGCTCTCCATCAAATGGTCCGGACTGTACTACATCGCATTCTTCGGCGTGCTGTGCGTAGCGCTGGACCTGATGCTGCGCCGCCGCCGCCAAAAGCACGCGCTGGCAGACACCCTGGTGTTCGACTCCTTCCCCGCCTTCGCCTCCATCGTGCTGCTGCCCATCGCGCTCTACGCATGGAGCTGGCGCGCCTGGTTCGCCTCCGAAACCGGGGTATACCGCCACGCAGCCTCCGACGGCACCATCGCCGGGGACTCGCCGCTGCTCTTGCTTCCCGACGCCGTGGCAGGCTGGATCCACTACCACCAAACCGTCCTCGCCTTCCACGCGTCGTTGACCACATCGAGTGGGCACAACCACCCCTGGGAATCCAAGCCCTGGTCGTGGCTGGTGGCGAGCCGGCCGGTGCTCTACCTCTCCGCCTCCGACACCCCCTGCGGCGACACCGAATGCCGAACCGCCATCTACCTATTTGGCACGCCGGCGATCTGGTGGGTCACCGTGCCTTTACTATTGTGGGCGACCTGGCGTTTCTTTATCCACCGCGAGCGGCTCATGAGCGTGCCCCTCGTAGGGTTCCTCGCCGGCTTCCTCCCCTGGCTTTTGGCCTACGACCGGCAAATGTACTTCTTCTACGCCGTCGCCCTCGTGCCCTTCACCATCGTGCTGCTCGCCTGGGCGCTGGGAATCGCCGCCCGCAGCGGCCCGAAAGGCAAATGGGCCGCCGCCGCATACACCGCCTTGATCGTCGGCCAATTTATCTACTTCTCCCCGATCCTCTACGGGTTCCAAATACCCAACGCCTGGTTCGACCAACTCATGTGGCTGCCCAGCTGGCGCTAG
- the rsmI gene encoding 16S rRNA (cytidine(1402)-2'-O)-methyltransferase: MNTHHQTHREALPQGVIIAATPLGNIQDASPRLRQALAQADVIAAEDTRRTRNLAAALGVEIQGRVVSNFDHNEQARVQQLLKVARRGTVVVITDAGMPSVSDPGFALIDAAHTQGIHVTCFPGPSAVPTALALSGLPVGRFCFEGFAPRKDGARRAWLEELRTERRAVCFFESPHRLAETLGVAAEILGAERQAAVARELTKMFEEVRRGCLGDLAAWAAEGVKGEVTVVIAGAQATERSVADVVPEALARVAAGERLKAVCTDLAARYKVSKKELYDAAVTARD, encoded by the coding sequence ATGAACACTCATCACCAAACACACCGAGAGGCGTTGCCGCAGGGTGTGATTATTGCGGCCACTCCGCTTGGCAATATTCAGGATGCGTCGCCCAGGCTGCGGCAGGCGTTGGCTCAGGCGGATGTGATTGCGGCGGAGGATACGCGCCGTACGCGGAATTTGGCGGCGGCGTTGGGTGTGGAGATCCAAGGCCGTGTGGTTTCCAATTTCGACCACAATGAGCAGGCCCGCGTGCAGCAATTATTGAAGGTTGCGCGCCGGGGGACGGTGGTGGTGATTACGGATGCGGGTATGCCCAGCGTGTCCGATCCCGGGTTTGCACTTATCGACGCCGCGCATACCCAAGGCATCCACGTAACCTGCTTCCCCGGCCCTTCCGCAGTGCCGACCGCATTGGCGTTATCGGGGTTGCCGGTGGGCCGGTTTTGTTTCGAGGGCTTTGCGCCGCGGAAGGATGGTGCCCGGCGGGCCTGGTTGGAGGAATTGCGCACCGAGCGGCGAGCCGTTTGTTTTTTCGAATCGCCGCATCGCTTGGCGGAGACCCTTGGGGTGGCGGCGGAGATTTTGGGCGCGGAGCGCCAAGCTGCGGTTGCCCGGGAACTCACAAAGATGTTCGAGGAGGTGCGCCGGGGTTGCCTTGGGGATTTGGCGGCCTGGGCCGCCGAGGGGGTAAAGGGCGAGGTCACCGTGGTGATTGCTGGTGCCCAGGCGACGGAGCGTAGTGTTGCGGATGTGGTCCCCGAGGCATTGGCGCGGGTGGCTGCCGGTGAACGCCTAAAAGCCGTGTGTACGGACTTGGCGGCGAGGTACAAGGTGAGCAAAAAGGAGCTCTATGATGCGGCCGTTACGGCCCGAGACTAA
- a CDS encoding BCCT family transporter: protein MTTSDTIHPDEVSAGAGPAAASTSEMSATQQLAAMLDNPVTHIPEEPEVVLEGEDTEAGINWLVVVPSMAVVLAVVVWGLAAPAQFSEFASGALAFVVNNFGWAFVFFGTVFVLYIVAIAASRFGHIRLGRDDEAPEFSSFSWIAMMFAAGMGIGLMFYGTTEPLTFYRNGVPEHQPNEVGTAFATTLFHWTLHPWAIYAIVGLAIAYSTFRLGRKQLMSSAFIPLIGPRAAEGVTGRIIDGLSIIATVFGTAASLGLGALQIGAGLDRTGIVSNPSIRALVIIVLILALAFVLSAVSGVGRGIQYISNANMVLAAILAIFVFVMGPTVVLLNMVPTAVGNYFQTFFEMAARTADSADGTAGPWLSSWTIFYWAWWISWSPFVGMFLARISRGRTIREFVVGVMVVPAGLSVVWFAIFGGTAIHFEQQDQSIWGDGDAKRQLFDLLYSLPGGGVAAVVAMILLATFFITSADSASTVMGSLSQHGRLDADRWVVAVWGCLTAAIGITLLVSGGNDSLTNLQSVTIIAASPFLVVIIALMVALARGLSDDPLYLDHKSQQKWAMKLARERRIHAEQEARRRAAAARKARQHHHQPRRKKGSAGAHDGMPRTNTLIIKEETYPKGREPRSGEPRGGEPRVKENANAGQKR from the coding sequence ATGACTACCTCCGACACCATCCACCCCGATGAAGTCTCGGCAGGCGCCGGGCCTGCCGCGGCGTCGACAAGCGAAATGTCGGCGACGCAACAGCTCGCCGCAATGCTTGACAACCCCGTGACGCATATCCCCGAAGAACCCGAAGTTGTTTTGGAGGGCGAAGATACCGAGGCTGGCATAAACTGGCTGGTCGTGGTCCCATCGATGGCCGTGGTGCTGGCCGTCGTGGTGTGGGGGCTCGCCGCGCCGGCGCAATTTTCCGAGTTCGCTTCTGGGGCGCTGGCCTTTGTGGTGAATAACTTCGGCTGGGCCTTCGTATTCTTCGGCACTGTGTTCGTTTTGTATATCGTTGCCATCGCCGCGAGCAGATTCGGACACATCCGTTTGGGGCGCGATGACGAGGCGCCGGAATTCTCCTCCTTCTCGTGGATCGCAATGATGTTCGCAGCCGGCATGGGTATTGGCCTGATGTTCTACGGCACCACCGAACCGCTCACCTTCTACCGCAATGGCGTGCCGGAACACCAGCCGAACGAGGTGGGCACGGCCTTTGCCACCACCTTGTTCCACTGGACGCTGCACCCGTGGGCGATCTACGCCATCGTCGGCCTAGCGATCGCGTACTCCACCTTCCGGCTCGGGCGCAAACAGCTAATGAGCTCGGCATTTATCCCGCTCATCGGGCCGCGCGCGGCGGAAGGCGTGACCGGGCGCATTATCGACGGCCTCTCCATTATCGCCACGGTGTTCGGTACCGCCGCGTCGCTGGGGCTCGGCGCCCTGCAGATCGGCGCCGGGCTGGACCGCACCGGCATTGTGAGCAACCCCTCCATCCGCGCGTTGGTGATCATCGTGCTGATCCTGGCGCTGGCGTTCGTGCTGTCCGCAGTTTCCGGCGTGGGGCGCGGCATCCAATACATCTCCAACGCCAATATGGTGCTCGCCGCAATTCTGGCCATCTTCGTGTTCGTGATGGGGCCCACCGTCGTGCTGCTCAATATGGTGCCCACCGCGGTGGGTAACTACTTTCAAACCTTCTTCGAGATGGCTGCCCGCACCGCGGACTCCGCCGACGGCACCGCCGGGCCCTGGTTGTCCAGCTGGACCATCTTCTACTGGGCGTGGTGGATCTCTTGGAGCCCCTTCGTGGGCATGTTCCTGGCGCGCATTTCCCGCGGCCGCACGATCCGCGAATTCGTGGTGGGCGTGATGGTGGTGCCCGCCGGCCTGTCCGTGGTGTGGTTCGCCATCTTCGGCGGTACCGCCATTCACTTCGAACAACAGGACCAATCGATTTGGGGCGACGGCGACGCCAAACGCCAGCTTTTCGACCTCCTCTATTCGCTGCCCGGCGGCGGTGTTGCGGCCGTGGTTGCCATGATCCTGCTGGCCACCTTCTTTATCACCTCGGCGGACTCCGCCTCCACCGTTATGGGCTCGCTCAGCCAGCACGGCCGCTTGGATGCGGACCGCTGGGTGGTCGCCGTATGGGGCTGCCTCACCGCGGCGATCGGCATCACGCTGCTGGTGTCCGGCGGCAACGATTCCCTGACTAACCTGCAGAGCGTGACCATTATCGCGGCGAGCCCGTTCCTCGTGGTGATCATCGCACTTATGGTCGCCCTGGCGCGCGGCCTTTCCGACGATCCGCTGTACCTCGACCACAAGTCGCAACAGAAGTGGGCCATGAAGCTGGCCCGCGAGCGCCGCATCCACGCCGAGCAGGAGGCCCGCCGCCGCGCTGCCGCAGCCCGCAAAGCCCGGCAGCATCACCACCAACCACGCCGGAAAAAGGGCTCCGCGGGCGCGCATGACGGTATGCCGCGCACCAATACCTTGATAATCAAGGAGGAGACGTACCCGAAAGGCAGGGAACCGCGCAGCGGTGAGCCCCGCGGCGGTGAGCCCCGCGTGAAGGAAAACGCCAACGCCGGTCAGAAGCGCTAG
- the metG gene encoding methionine--tRNA ligase: MTKSVLTAVAWPYANGPRHIGHVAGFGVPSDVFSRYQRMSGAQVLMVSGTDEHGTPLLVQAEKEGVTVQELADRYNRQIVTDLAGLGLSYDLFTRTTTRNHYAVVQELFRGLYANGYMVKQTAMGAISPSTGRTLPDRYIEGTCPICGASGARGDQCDHCGNQLDPADLIDPVSKINGETPQFVETEHFLLDLPALAEELTVWLQERKDWRPNVLKFSLNLLKDIRPRAMTRDIDWGVPIPIEGWQDNNAKKLYVWFDAVVGYLSASIEWAYRAGRPEAWREFWCNPETRSYYFMGKDNITFHSQIWPAELLGYRGIGSRGGEGGELGQLQLPTEVVSSEYLTMSGSKFSSSKGVVIYVKDFLQEFGPDPLRYFIAVAGPENNDTDFTWDEFVRRVNNELANGWGNLVNRTVSMAHKNFGEVPQPGELTDSDRKILELAAAAYEVVGEAIAHSRFKAGITHAMHVVGEANAYIAEQEPWKLAKDESQRERLATVLWTTLQVVSDCNTLLTPYLPFTAQRVHETLGRTGDWSGFPVIAEVHDDMPVSPVGVGLPEPDRTYPVITGDYSTAQATWQRIDVAPGTVLAKPQPLIAKLDPKLGEIGPEWAPVQVDQ, encoded by the coding sequence ATGACAAAGTCTGTGCTCACTGCTGTTGCTTGGCCTTACGCGAATGGTCCCCGCCACATTGGACACGTGGCGGGGTTCGGCGTTCCCTCCGATGTGTTTTCTCGGTATCAGCGAATGTCTGGCGCGCAGGTGCTCATGGTTTCCGGCACGGATGAGCACGGAACACCGCTGCTGGTGCAGGCGGAAAAAGAGGGCGTGACGGTGCAGGAATTGGCGGACCGTTATAACCGCCAGATCGTGACGGACCTCGCTGGCCTGGGTCTTTCCTACGACCTATTTACCCGCACCACGACCCGTAACCATTACGCGGTGGTGCAGGAATTGTTCCGCGGCTTGTACGCCAATGGTTATATGGTGAAGCAGACCGCAATGGGTGCGATTTCCCCGTCCACGGGCCGCACCTTGCCGGATCGTTATATTGAGGGCACGTGTCCGATTTGTGGGGCCTCCGGCGCCCGCGGCGATCAGTGCGATCATTGCGGCAACCAGCTTGATCCGGCGGATTTGATCGACCCGGTTTCCAAGATCAACGGCGAAACCCCGCAATTTGTGGAGACGGAGCATTTCCTGCTGGACCTCCCGGCGTTGGCCGAGGAGCTTACGGTGTGGCTCCAGGAGCGCAAGGATTGGCGCCCGAATGTGCTGAAGTTTTCGCTGAACCTGCTGAAGGATATTCGCCCCCGCGCGATGACCCGCGATATTGACTGGGGCGTGCCCATTCCGATCGAGGGTTGGCAGGATAATAACGCCAAGAAGCTGTACGTGTGGTTCGACGCCGTGGTCGGCTACCTGTCCGCCTCCATTGAGTGGGCGTACCGCGCGGGCCGCCCAGAGGCGTGGCGCGAGTTCTGGTGCAACCCGGAGACCCGCTCCTATTACTTTATGGGCAAGGATAATATTACGTTCCACTCCCAGATTTGGCCGGCGGAGTTGCTGGGCTACCGGGGCATTGGCTCCCGCGGCGGCGAGGGTGGCGAGCTTGGCCAGCTGCAATTGCCCACCGAGGTGGTGTCTTCGGAATACCTGACCATGTCGGGTTCGAAGTTTTCTTCTTCCAAGGGCGTGGTTATTTATGTGAAGGATTTCCTTCAGGAGTTCGGCCCGGACCCGCTGCGTTACTTTATCGCCGTGGCGGGCCCGGAAAACAACGATACGGATTTCACCTGGGACGAGTTCGTCCGCCGCGTAAACAACGAGCTTGCCAATGGTTGGGGCAACCTGGTGAACCGCACGGTGTCCATGGCGCACAAGAATTTCGGCGAGGTGCCGCAGCCTGGCGAGCTGACGGATTCGGACCGCAAGATACTAGAGCTTGCCGCCGCGGCGTACGAGGTTGTAGGCGAGGCCATCGCGCATTCCCGTTTTAAGGCTGGCATCACCCACGCCATGCACGTGGTGGGGGAGGCGAATGCCTATATTGCGGAACAGGAGCCGTGGAAGTTGGCCAAGGATGAGTCCCAGCGCGAACGTTTGGCCACGGTGTTGTGGACGACATTGCAGGTGGTCAGCGATTGCAATACGTTGCTTACCCCGTACCTGCCGTTTACCGCTCAGCGCGTGCATGAGACCTTGGGCCGCACCGGGGATTGGTCGGGCTTCCCAGTGATCGCCGAGGTTCATGATGACATGCCTGTCTCCCCAGTCGGTGTAGGTTTGCCCGAGCCCGACCGCACGTACCCCGTGATCACCGGCGATTACAGCACCGCGCAAGCAACATGGCAGCGTATCGACGTCGCGCCGGGCACCGTGCTTGCCAAACCCCAGCCGCTCATCGCCAAGCTCGACCCCAAGTTGGGCGAGATCGGCCCCGAATGGGCGCCGGTCCAGGTCGACCAGTGA
- a CDS encoding TetR/AcrR family transcriptional regulator, whose product MTTAGRKTGPKPRFHIDDVVRTALTIGLDDFTLADVARTLQVTTPSLYRVVATRDHLIHFCLAAMADSLTLPPNTLSWKEQLRYYAEELWRFAERYPNSIKTLIQTPGAHVHVQRYFRTINKSIMAAGFPGTSEDVDFALDFLGDTVFMTHLQIAGLRNYNENGTTGYERAEQLLSAEAAESGEPTHMPVDESWRDRGYLDRKIDLILKGFDGRLGDT is encoded by the coding sequence ATGACGACTGCTGGACGCAAGACCGGTCCGAAACCACGTTTTCATATCGACGACGTGGTTCGCACAGCGCTCACCATAGGGCTGGACGATTTCACGCTTGCCGACGTCGCGCGCACGCTTCAGGTGACCACCCCCTCCCTGTACCGTGTGGTAGCCACCCGCGACCACCTGATTCATTTCTGCCTGGCCGCCATGGCCGATAGCCTCACCCTGCCACCGAACACCCTTTCGTGGAAGGAACAGCTGCGCTACTACGCCGAAGAGCTCTGGCGCTTCGCGGAACGCTACCCGAACAGCATTAAAACCCTGATCCAAACGCCGGGGGCGCACGTGCACGTGCAACGCTATTTCCGGACCATTAATAAATCCATCATGGCTGCGGGCTTCCCCGGCACTTCCGAGGATGTCGATTTCGCCCTGGATTTCTTGGGCGACACCGTGTTTATGACGCACCTTCAGATCGCGGGCCTGCGCAACTACAACGAAAACGGCACCACCGGCTATGAGCGAGCCGAACAGCTATTGAGCGCCGAGGCCGCCGAATCCGGGGAGCCAACCCACATGCCCGTGGACGAATCCTGGCGAGACCGCGGCTACTTGGACCGCAAGATCGACCTGATCCTCAAGGGTTTCGACGGCCGCCTCGGAGACACCTGA